Genomic window (Argopecten irradians isolate NY chromosome 2, Ai_NY, whole genome shotgun sequence):
GTACTGTCAACGTGATATCGATGTAAGTTTACGGATACACCGTTAGATATTGACCAGGAACGTCCTGTTTATAGGCTACAGGCaagtaaacatatattatatatatatagatgagtTACCTCTGTCTACTCATGACAATATCGACTTAAGTAATATCAGCTAGCTATAAGCATATTGTATCAAAACTTTCGTTCACACTGGTTATATACTCTTTCACAGCTACtcaaatgtcaatattttattagaTCAAACTCAATTGCCACAGTCACGTCTCAACAACCACTGTGATGCATGTAAATACATTCCTATGTCGTAACGTCTAACCCACTGTGACTTTTAACGATATAATATCATTTTCGCTTCCCATAGATCAACCAAATATTACAACAACTATGATTGGTCCTTGGTGCGCTCGGGTTCTCCGACAAATCGGGCACTCGCCATTTCGGACACTCCAACAACCACTTTTATGTCAAAATGTCAGTACTACAAGTGCCAAGCGAATGATAAGCTCAACAGCACAACCGGTACCGAGGCCCAGTAAGGATAAAGATATGAAGGAACTGGAGAAGGAAATCCGCAACGATTTGAGCGTCTATAACCGAACAAAGAGTACGATTGTACACAGACGAAGGCATTCCAAAGAGATGGTGAGCCCGTGagtacatttacatttaaattgtAGTAAATTGTTAacaatggtaattttttttaatattaaaaacagATTTTCTAAGCTGTAAAACCGTCTgaaattattattgtttataacattttgttataGTATTGTCCACTGACAGCAAATTGTAATTCCATCTGCTGCCCAATTTTATGATCGTAAGGGAGAGATAAAATTTATCGTTTCCATTTTCTTCCATTCGTGTGAAGAGTATTATTTAACACAGCTTTGTCGAGTGTTCATAGAGAAGTGTCTACGGTCTAACTTCCGACTCGAAGACACAGTTTCTGGCAGTAGGGCGGTTGATTCCACATTGTCAATATAGTACGATTAGGTAGGCTGTCCTGTTCGATATCTTTCACAGTATGCtgcagtgagatagcactatataTACCGAAACACCAACAATGCAGCACAATACGAATTTTTTGCTTAACGATAAATGACCTCCTAGTTTTGCTGATTACTGTAAACGTGGATATATTCACGAGTTTATTTTCACGATAAATACGGCCGTTACCTTTTTTCAACATAGCTTTATGTATACACCAAATATTACAATCAATATTATTCGTCCGTTTACAGTATCCAATGGCTAAAAATGCATATAGTAATTATAATTCATCCTTGGgtttttatgttaaatgttTCTCTGAATATTGCCGGATAACGCGACTTTGGGACTGAATCTGTAAATGGATCAGCcagatatattttcataaaccaGTTTATCTGACAGCTTTTTAGATAGAATCGCTCATTTGACATGGTCGCCAAGGATTTCTAAAACTTCATAGATACATCTATCAGTATATTGCAAGTTTTTGACTTGTTAGCTTGTAAAGTACATTCGAATCAGGTGACATGTCGAATGGAAAAAGACGAAAATACAAAATCTAACCAGTCCCGTTATATACTGACAGCGAGTTAATCGGTGTCCTCTCTCCAAAATGTGCATTTTGAGTAACTTTGGTAAATGAAACTAGCCAAAGTTTTTTCTCAAAAAAGGGCGGAGTTTCCATTAATGGACATGAATGAGATAGAGTCAAGAGAGACACAAGATGAAGATTACCTTGTGTAACAATAAACTATATAATTATAGTAGTAACTAGTAATTCTACAAAAAATACATTCTTCTTTCGTTTCAGACGTGATATTGAACAAATAGTGGATAGCCACGTACTGGATGCTATGCAGAAAGGCGACTTTGACAACCTGCCAGGATTCGGAAAGCCATTCAAAGAGGAATACGAAAACCCTTTCTTGGAAACTGGTCTGGCAAAAATCAACAGTATACTCAAAAGTGAAGGATatacgccatcttggattttactAGGAAAAGAAATTAGGTAACAGATGTTTTTGTTACTATTTCTGTTCAAAACCTGCGTAGGTGATGAAATAATCTTgaatatcatcatatcattattCTAAAGTACGGCATAGGGGATTTATTATCGACGAAGTCAGAGTATGAGAACTATTATTGAATAACTTATTATTTAATTGTATTGAAGTACGTGATTATTCCGATTGGTTGGTGCGAAATAACACGACAAAATATAATTGTATCACTCGAAAATAAAGAGAATTGCAGTAGTATTACTCTCTTTTGAAAACCATAACTTGACCTGGATTTGTTCCTGTATGCTGGTGTTAATATTGATGAGCTTACTTTCTCAAGGAAAACTCAATTCCTACGTACTCCTGTACATTCTCTCAGTATTCCTAGCACATTTACTAGACTAAAGTATGTTAATGTTCAGCTTTGGGATACGTCGTTTGTTATCTATTAATTAGTCTAACCAGATTCTCTCCCAGGAACACCATATCAAGGTAtcttaatatttgttttcttcgaTTTCAGGGAAGGCATCAAGAAGGCAAGATTTACATTAGCTCTTGAAAGAAGTAGATTAAAAAACATCAACCTCACCACCGACGAACAGGCCAGACTGAAGGTTCACAAAGAAAGATTTGAACGTACTGTTTCAAGACTTAATGAACAGGTTCATAAACATAACTTGGAAGTACCTTTGATTCGAATGCAAAGAGTGGCGTTTTCAATTGAAAACGAAACGAAGAAAGTGCTAGATAATCATCAGGCTTATATTCCTGCGGACTTCAAAGATACTGCTACCATGAACTATCACAGCCGAAATGATGGTTTGTCTGGTGTGTGGAAAGACGTAATGGAAATGTTTAAAAAGTAAGATAATGTTAGATGACATATGAGCTCTGAAAATACACATTAATCTAGGTATGCACAAGAATCCTAAGTGACTGGCACATGTAAAATGCGGTTGAATTATTACTCCACCTTTGAGATATACCGGAAACCTGACGTGCCGTAGATGCAAGCTTTGTTTGTTGGTGTTAGCATTAAGCTTACTACTTCGGAACATTTGGTTCAATGTATACACTTGGcttgattaaagatgctccaccgctgacaaatggtatgttttcattatcaaaaacaacagcagacgattagtatttttattcagttacaaaagttacttactatacaccattaccgccattaaaaaatttgagcttctaattttacttaaagttaaaaatataaaatataattaattgcatcccgaaaaaaatcagtGGCACTatatgaagtactgattgctcatgaccctaaggcaaaataaattatttttatattattttttgtgttagttagactTATGTatgcacgattaaacactaattattgttcaaatgatgaatatcatttatgctctgtcggcggtggagcatctttaaaaatggCATTACTATATTTAAAATGGTCACACCTTAAATTCAATTGAAATacgggaatattcaaatattaaactaagtttattataaagtctttcatgtacattttattctgtgataacaagaaatatatatttcattttgacaGCACGGATTGATCACATGTTTTAATATGGACAACATATGATGATTTTCTACCTAATGTTTATATAAGGATTTTGTCTTTATAATATGCTACATGAAAAAGCCAACTTTGATATGATTTGTATTACTGCTTTGACAAGTAATACTTACCTCGACCAGCAGCATTCACAGAAAAGATGCATGGCAGATATGGCGAATTGTTCTATTTCTGAATAGCAACActtcagggcccagtttcacgaataCTCCTTAAATAAATATTCTCCATAGACTTTTCCCCAACTTTGGTTATGAGTTTCTATGgagaaatttaagttaaggattTTCTTAAAGTCAAGGAATATTAATAAAACTGGGCCCTGTACCTTCAGTGTTAACATGTCTTAAGGAATCTAATACCCTACGACGTGTTCCACTTATCATAACTTTGGTAAAAGGAAACTACTCCTCCCATCCGTTCTAGGTCAATGTTGTTACTCGATGTAGTAGTGTTATGGTCGACATTTTGATATCATGAAGATGCATTGTATTTCACTCTTCATTTTTACTGTGacatctgggttttttttaaaatgtcacatagtataaattttaaaacatatttcacgACATTCGTCACTATGAAGAATAGTCAATTATCTCTAACATGATGTTCAGATTTAGTAATTGAATgaacttttcatatttttattgtttttatattggcattttcttattttgtgCTAACATATTCttctatattttatttgttcaaCAAATCATATAAATCAATTTTGCGTATTCTAGTCAACTACGTGCACAATGTTTGTTCATCATAGTCACTTCTTCCTATATCAGTGTTAAATTGATTCTTTATTATTCTACTACATTTCTAACATAACCACAAAAACAGACATGGAGTGCGCAACTGAGACGGAGTTTGGGGCATCTCAAAATACATAACTTATTTTCTTGAGATCTATTATGCACCAGAGATGCAATACCTtgaattttaaaagtgtttgCATTCACAGAATAATACAGAGTTTATATATACGTCCGAGCAAgtaatgaaatacatttaagcCTTTTGAGCTGATCCCTGAACCAGTCGAAGTTAGTCCATGTTTGATGCTATCTTAGAAATTTTAACACTGTAATAACAGACCTTACATCACGTTAGACTGTAGTTAGATCTGTTTCAAATCCAATGCCCTTCAAAACTATAAAGAcactaaacaaaaaaaaatgttttggattatttttgttttggacTCTTTCAGTGTGGTAATCTAGAAAGTGTTTTGAGTAAGTCCTATACGATCATaccttaattatataaatctgATTAGGTAGTCTAGAATTTGCCCATAAGAAGTGTTCTTTAAGTGTTGAGGTCATTTAGAAGAGTTTCTGTTGGGTTTTATCCTATAGATTAGTTCACAGTAGGTCATGTGCGATGATAGATATTAGTCTACATTAGGCCCTTTACAATGATCTATATTAGTCCAAAGTAGTCCATTACAATGATCGATATTAGTCTACAGTAGGCCCTTTACAATGATCTATATTAGTCCACAGTTGGCCCTCTAGGATAATTTATATTAAGTCTTCAGTAGGCCCTCTAGGATAATTTATATTAGTCCACAGTAGGCCATTACAATGATCCATATTAGTCCACGGTTGGCCCGCTAGGATGATTTATATTAGTCCAAGGTAGACCCTGTAGGTTGATTTATATTAGTCCAAAGTAGGTCACTTACAATCATCTACATTAGTCTACAGTATGCCCTTAAGGATGATTTATATTAGTCCACAGTAGGTCATTACAATGATCTATATGAGTCTGCAGTAGGCCATTTCAATGATCTAAATTAGTCCACAGTAGGTCATTACAATGATCTATATTATTCTGCAGTAGTCCCTCTTGGATGGTTTATATTAGTCCACAGTAGGCCCTGTAAGATGATTTATATTAGTCCACAGTAGGCCATCTCAATGATCTAAATAAGTCCACAGTAGGCCTTTAAGATGATTTATATTAGTCCCAAGTAGGCCCACTAGAAAGATTTATATTAGTCTACAGTAGGCCATTTCAATGATCTAAATTAGTCCATAGTAGGTCATTTCAATTATCTATATTGGTCTGCAGTAGGCCATTACAAGTATCTATATTAGTCTGCAGTAGGCCCTTAAGGATGATTTATATTAGTCCACAGTAGGCCCACTAGGATGATTTATATTAGTCTACAGTAGGCCCTTTATAATGATCTATTTTAGTCCATAGTAGGTCATTTCAATTATCTATCTTAGTCTGCAGTAGGCCATTACAAGTATCTATATTAGTCCACAGTAGGCCCACTAGGATAATTTATATTAGTCTACAGTAGGCCctttacaatgatatatttcaGTCCATAGTAGGTCATTTCAATTATCTACATTAGTCTACAGTAGGCCCTCTAAGTTGATATATATTAGTCCACAGTAGGCCCTTAAGGATAATTTATATTAGTCCACAGTAGGCTCTTAAGGATGATTTATATTAGTCCACGGTAGGCCCTTAAGGATGATTCATATTAGTCCACAGTAGCTCATTTACAATGATCTATATTAGTCCACAGTAGGTCATTTACAATGATCTATATTAGTCCACGGTAGGCCCTTAAGGATGATTTATATTAGTCCACAGTAGGCCCTCTAAGTTGATATATATTAGTCCATAGTAGGCCCTTAAGGATGATTTATATTAGTCCACAGTAGGCCCTCTAAGTTGATATATATTAGTCCACAGTAGGCCCTTAAGGATGATTTATATTAGTCCACAGTAGGCCCTCTAAGTTGATATATATTAGTCCACAGTAGGCCCTCTAAGTTGATATATATTAGTCCACGGTAGGCCCTTAAGGATGATTTATATTTGTCCACAGTAGGTACTCCAAGTTGATATATTATATTAGTCCACAGTAGGCCCTCTAAGTTGATATATATTAGTCCACGGTAGGCCCTTAAGGATGATTTATATTAGTCCACAGTAGGCCCTCTAAGTTGATCTATATTAGTCCACAGTAGGCCCTTAAGGATGATTTATATTAGTGCACAGTAGGCCCTTTAGGGGGGTATCTATTCCATATCCATTGCTGGTTTGGTCTACCCGTGCACGGCTCCATGGACAAACGCGAGGAGTCGTATGACAGAGTGATACACCGATCAGAGAAGGGATGATAGATAGTGTTGTCCTGTCGTACAAACATAAAAAGGAATACATagtaatcaaacaaaaatatattagaaataatgtTTACTATTAAGCTTTAAACTTGTTTTCTATCAAAAAAGATTCTTTGTATTGTATGGAATAAAATGCTGTGTGAACTGCTTTTATGAAAAGGTGTTCTGTAAAAAGCATATGAATAGTAAAAGACATCCACAGAACTATCGATATTTGCTGTGCTGTATATTACAAAAGGAAATCAACAAAAGTGTTTGAACCGCCGTAATAAAATCTGTATTACTTACATTTCTATATAACCAGAGTTGTGTTCCTTTTAGTTTATGACAGGGAAACACAAACAACTGTGTGTTATAGTCGATACAACTACTATCACGCAGTATCTCGTTGGTTTTAGACAACATCCAGTACTGCAAACAAAAAGATATACAGAATGAAATCATGTTTATCTCCAAAAcattaattcatttaaaaaataaattcttctCGCAGAATAAATTCATAtccaaaaattaaattaaattccaGAAATTCAATTGATCCAAAAATTAAATGTATCTccatatacaatatgtatttagTCGGGtctttcatataaaatattttaatactcCTTGAGGCAGATATCGATTACTAGCATCAATTAACTTGGCGGTAACTTTTTAAGGCCACTACGtttccaaaataaaaattcatagTTTACTAATAACCATAACAACAGTCATAATGTTAGTTCGAATTAGTCTGTTGTTCTATTGCTTTTTATATAGACATTGAGCCGATGTTATTTAAAATTGTTCAGGGAGTAATGATAGATGTAGTTTCGGCTGAGATAGGCATCTTTAATTATAGTgggatatttcattttttataggGAAGGGGGCGTAAACTCAACGGAAATAACGTTAAAATTGTAGAACTGTTTATGGTTACCCGAAACATTTAGGTTACATATGGAAAATCAACATTTCCCAATACTTCAATGTGAACGTTGAATTTTCAATCCGACATACCTGGTTGCCGCCTTGACCGTGACACACGTAAGGAATGACCTCGCTCGGTTTAGCGCCGTAACCACCTTTACCGTCAATACAGATAGGTTTTTCTGCATTCTTGATCTAAAATagaattcaaaaaaaaaaatatttataagatacacatttttttttatcattatttagcTCAAATGTCGCAttcttttcatttcaacatattcTAAGTCTGGGGAATGTTAAGGAGCGACTTACTCTATTGCTGTCATTTCATGGAAATAATTCCAAGGCATCAATAACATGCTAATCAAATATGGATCATTCATTGTATTAGCTCAAACACCAAATAATCACACTTTATTTGAAACCAGCAATATCGAAGTCTGGCTAAGTATTTACTTCTAATACATTTTCCATAATGTTGTTGAAGATTTTACGGTAAAAATAAAAGCGATATACTTCACTCGAgtgaaaatatgataatattttcactcgcttttgaccaatcggaatgTAGCATTATACAGTGGAAATTTCATTTTTGGGCGTTAACGTTAAAATTAGAATTGTTTTGTTACCCGAAACATTTAGGACGTCATATTTACCATATGGAAAATCAACATTTCCCAATACTTCAATTGTGAACGTTGAATTTTCAATCCGACATACCTGGTTTGCCGCCTTGACCGTGACACACGTAAGGAATGACCTCGCTCGGTTTAGCGCCGTAACCACCTTTACCGTCAATACAGATAGGTTTTTCTGCATTCTTGATCTAAAATagaattcaaaaaaaaatatttataagatacacattgttttttatcattatttagcTCAAATGTCGCATTCTTATCATTTCAACATATCTAAGTCGGGAATGTTAAGGAGACTACTCTCTGCTGTCATTTCATGGAATAATTCCAAGGCATCAATAACATGCTAATCAAATATGGATCATTCATTGTATTAGCTCAAACACCAAATAATCACACTTTATTTGAAACCAGCAATATCGAAGTCTGGCTAAGTATTTACTTCTAATACATTTTCCATAATGAAGATTTTACGGTAAAAATAAAAGCGATATACTTCACtcgagtgaaaatatcaaatatattcactcgcttttgaccaatcggaatgTAGCATTGACAGTGGAAATATCATTTTGGGCGTTACGTCATTAATTTTTGTgcgaaaatgacgtcatatttttatGTAGTTATATATCGCTATGCTCATAAAAATACGAAGTTATAATCGTAAGGGCAAATAATTCTGTACGATACAATGGCAGAAAAACCTTTGATGGAACTAATAGTAGTAAGTaatggtcttctgtaaatgcAAGCGAGAAAGCAACTGCAATAAATGGAATATTCATTGTTACTTGATGAATACCAGAGATATCTTATCTCGTGAGGTagaaactttgatttttttttcattcgtGTTTGCACTCGAGAAATATATCAAAGTTACTATCTCACTCGATAAAATATAAGTGGTATTCATCAAGTAACAAGAAAAATATCCTCTATATCTGTAGACAATGAAACGTCCAGGAAGATAAAGTAACATTCCAACATATTGGTGATACTATGTATGAGCTCATCACCATGGTTACAAGGAATATCCTAAAGTTACATGTTTTATCGAACTTACTTGTCCAGAGGCCAAAGCTTCCCCAGGAATAAACAGTTCAGGataaatgtttttcaaaaacCAATTAAAGTCGTGACATTGAAGATTTTCACGTATCTTTTTCCTCTCCGACACATCTCCATAGTCACCCTGTAATTGTCAAAAAGAATAGTAGCATGATTAATATAAAGAAACAATAATCTAATATTCTTCATTCAACATACATACacgatcttaaatgagtgtttatttcatattatgtgTTAataaacgagtctaagaagtcaAACCATCGAGTGAAGTTAAGCAGGTATTAACCGCAGACAATTGACATAGTGGTAAATGttgcatgaaatatcacacgttttgaaagaaccgccacagtcaatgccatgtttcaaactttcgggtaatatctgAAAACCGAATTGCATAACATTGAATACGAATtttacaaaagtcggtaaatatggaAAGTTAAAAACTTAGACAAGCGGAAGAATgatatgtagaacactttaaatactttttctatgcagAAATTACAGCatgtcacagaccatacaacgtTAACGAATTCGCAATACAACAATAATAGATCATCTATCGTtgaattacatatatttgttattcataataaataaatatctgcttcttcaaacataaaataataccAACCAATTTATGACCAATCCTGTCGTAGTAGTAATATTTAAAGTCGTCAAGCCACACCTCGCACATGCGCACGTTATTCTTCTGGACAACATTTTTCCCAGGCCAAGTGTAGGGTGACTTCTTCCTGAAGATATGTCCGACGTGGGAACATGGCGCGGTCTCTAGAGTTCCACCACACATCCAAATCTGAAATGTCAGGTAAGATTTTCCTAAATTCATCAGACATGTGCAAGTTTAAAGTAATTTCAAGCACATTGACTCCTAAATGAATCAAACATGTAATACAAAAATTTGACTCAAAAGATCTGGTGATAAGAGGCTGATTAAGGAGAATGGTGGAAATTGGATGGAGGTTTGTGAAGTccaattaagaaaatttgtatGAATGTGAATAGATACTATGAGACTGAAAGtaaagttttatcatttttaagctGATTAAAAATTGTTTAACCTATCTAAAAAGGCATTTTACTGCATATTATACAAATTTACTAGTAGCTAGCTATCAGCAAAACCCACCCTGAATGAAATCTCCAGGTTTTCACCTCCCCAAATATCCATCCCAGCGTCGTATGTTCCTATGCGCTCGAAGAACTCTTTACTTATTGCAAAAAGACCGCCTGCCATCGTAGGGCTcctaaaatcaaataataatgaaataatataattgttCTGTATTTTATTAGCTGAAAGAATTTCGTAAATTGCTCTGAACTACCTAATTGCAAGCCTGTTTTAGGATTCAAGCAGAAGAAAAACAGATACGCTTGAGATCCTTGAAATCCGAACATTAATGAATGATAGAATGCTCCTCTTCAACGCTAAATTAAAACAGCCATATGCATTTCCCACTAAACTTCATATACGTCTGCTTGAATAACATTATGTTTCTATTATGTGGTTGTTGTGGCTGAATAGATCCCTCttttatattttctaataaTATTAGATTATGTTGTGTCTCAAACATACAAAGTCTGTGCCTCGATCAATTAATTACTCATCCCCCTCGTAGTTGTGGGGTAACCATGACGATGATGATTAGTATATATtgtttaacgttctattaacaaccagggtcaagGCATGCCAGGCTTTGGACGTAGAGTCCACAGGGCAAAGTCATTAACCCATGGTCATTTTTTTATCTAACTTATATTAGCATATTAGTGACAGAATAACGAGATATCTTCACGGATGATgcatagtaaaattaatttccaCTTAATTTTGTGTTGTGTCATATCAAAACGGATAAATGAGCGCCGACATTCAGATACATACAAAACTCCTTACCTGACTGGTACATAATCTTTGTGGTTTCTCCTTTCACGCTCACTATCCGGAATAGTGTGCCACGTGAACGTTAGCGACCAATCAAATCCTCCGACTTGTGTAAAATGCGCATCGCTATATCTAAATTCGAACGTGTCATCATCAATAGAATCAATGACTGGTGTTATTGATGTAGTCGGGTTGCCTTTGATCCTGTCCAATAAGGGCTCTATCCAACCTGTAATAACATTCTTCATCACTTTTCATGTTAACAAAACATTAAATCTTAATCCGGTAATTACGTTAAAAATAATGCTGGATTCAAACTTCTTTTGCGTTTGCAAAAAAtcgcgattttcatttcaaacaaGTGTTTCAAACATGGATTTAATAAAATGAT
Coding sequences:
- the LOC138314942 gene encoding dnaJ homolog subfamily C member 28-like, whose translation is MIGPWCARVLRQIGHSPFRTLQQPLLCQNVSTTSAKRMISSTAQPVPRPSKDKDMKELEKEIRNDLSVYNRTKSTIVHRRRHSKEMVSPRDIEQIVDSHVLDAMQKGDFDNLPGFGKPFKEEYENPFLETGLAKINSILKSEGYTPSWILLGKEIREGIKKARFTLALERSRLKNINLTTDEQARLKVHKERFERTVSRLNEQVHKHNLEVPLIRMQRVAFSIENETKKVLDNHQAYIPADFKDTATMNYHSRNDGLSGVWKDVMEMFKK
- the LOC138314943 gene encoding polypeptide N-acetylgalactosaminyltransferase 5-like; translated protein: MILFRFKFLVTLLLLAALVEIMYLVIKFNTLVSEKERDFVLANENVESLQKQKENLLKQQEKILAEQKQQLLNLQNQQNELQQQKEEFERQKKAEEVKQQNNNNLGGLPNNIMQQAGMKDIFPNMQNILPNMNDIIGHAVKDVDLNGILDNNDGQNHDREKRAPQSGIGEGGRPVRIDKDQLSPSEREAYDKGWKDNAFNEFLSDKISLHRSLTDPRHHMCKLLEYSDNLPAASVIITFHNEAWSVLLRSVHSILNRSPDHLIKEIILADDFSDREHLHGPLEDYMKSLPKVKIVRNKKREGLIRTRLLGYSVATGAVLIFLDSHIECAQGWIEPLLDRIKGNPTTSITPVIDSIDDDTFEFRYSDAHFTQVGGFDWSLTFTWHTIPDSERERRNHKDYVPVRSPTMAGGLFAISKEFFERIGTYDAGMDIWGGENLEISFRIWMCGGTLETAPCSHVGHIFRKKSPYTWPGKNVVQKNNVRMCEVWLDDFKYYYYDRIGHKLGDYGDVSERKKIRENLQCHDFNWFLKNIYPELFIPGEALASGQIKNAEKPICIDGKGGYGAKPSEVIPYVCHGQGGNQYWMLSKTNEILRDSSCIDYNTQLFVFPCHKLKGTQLWLYRNDNTIYHPFSDRCITLSYDSSRLSMEPCTGRPNQQWIWNRYPPKGPTVH